Part of the Geobacter pickeringii genome, TACGCGATATTTTCGTAGGTCCACTTGGCGGGATGGCTCTTGTTCTTGATCGCGGCGTTTTCGGCCGGCATGCCGAAGGCATCCCACCCCATGGGGTGGAGGACGTTGAAACCGCGCATCCTCTTGTATCGGGCGACCACATCGCCGATGGAATAATTGCGGACATGCCCCATGTGGATGCGGCCCGAGGGATAGGGGAACATTTCAAGCAGGTAATACTTCGGCTTTGCCGGGTCCTCACCGACTTTGTAGGTCTTCCCCGCTTCCCAGACGTTCTGCCACTTCCCCTCCACGTTCCTGGGGATGTACTTTTCTTCCACGATAAACCTCCGCACCACGTTCTCAGACTTGATAAGAAGTTCAGTTTTTAGCACAAAAAAACCGGCCATGCAAACATGTTCGCCATGGCCGGCATCCTGTCCGCCGGGTGCTAAAGGCGCGCCGTGCGGGCTTTTAGCAGACTAGTAATGTTCCTCTTTGTGACACTTCTCGCAGTTGATCGGGTCGCTGACGCTGAACGCCATGCTGAAGCCATGACAGGCACCGCACGACTGCCCCTTCTCCATCTCCTTCATGGTGTGCGGCTTGCGGCCGACGCCGGCCGTCACCATCTTGCCATGACAGTCCAGGCACCCAAGGCCCCGGCCGATATGGGTCTTGTGGCTGAACACCACGCTCGCCGTACCGGCGGGAAGCTCGAACTTGATCGCCTTGGTGACCGGATGACACTTCTCGCAGCTCCCCGTCACGGCGAAGGCGGTCTTGCCGTCGTGACAGGCACCGCACGACTGTCCCTTCCCCATCTCGGGCATGGAGACACGGCGGTTCCCCGCTCCCGGTGTATAGAGCGCGTCATGGCAATCACTGCAGCGGAAGGCGTTCACATGGAAGGCATGGCTGAAGCGGGCCCCCGACGCCGCAAAGGTGATCTCCTTCACGGGATGGCACTTAGTGCAGTTCTCCTTCACGGTAAAGGCGGTCTTGCCGTCGTGACAGGCGCCGCAGGAGCTCCCTTTCTCCATGTCGGCCATAACATGGCTTTTGCGCGCCACCCCCGTGGTGAAGATGGCGTTATGACAGTCGCCGCATTTGTAGGCGCCGAGCCCCAGGTGATACTCATGGCTGAAACGGGTCGCTCCGGCCTGTCGGGAGGAGAACGTCACATCGGGCGCGGTCTTGTGGCACGTGCCGCAGTCACCCTTCACGTCGAAGGCGCTCTTGCCGTCGTGGCAGGCGCCGCAGGAGTTCCCGGCCTCCATCTGGGGCATCGTCCAGCGCCGGTTGCCGGGTCCTGCCTTGAAAAGGGCATTATGGCAATCGCCGCAGCTGTATCCCCCCAGATGCTTCACATGCGGGAACCGGGCATCCAGGGCCAGCGTCACGTCGCGCAACGGATGGCACTTGGCGCAGGCATCGGCGGCCGTGGCCGAAAAGGCGGTCTTGCCGTCGTGACAGGCACCGCACGACTGTCCCTTCCCCATCTCGGCCATGGTGTACCGCTTGGCAGCCTTCCCCGCGACGAAGATGCTGTTGTGGCAATCGCTGCAGCCATACATCCCCCGGTGAAGGGAATGGCTGAAGGTCACGGTTCCGGCCACGCCGGTGTTGAAGGGGATATCCGTCGTCTTCACATGGCACTTGTCGCAGTTGCCCCGGACCCCGAAGACGGTCTTGTCCTCGTGACAGACGCCGCACGACTCCCCCTTCTCCATCTCGGCCATGGTGTAGCGCCTGCTGTTCACACCGCCGATGAAAATGCCGCTGTGACAGCTGCCGCAGTCGAGAATCTTCGTGTGGACCTTATGGCTGAAAAACGCGTTGCCCCCCTTCTCGAAACTGACATCCTTGACGTTGCTGTGGCAGGTCCCGCACTCCCCCTTGACCGAAAAGGCGGTATTCCCATTGTGACAACCACCACACGACTTCCCCTGCTCCATCTCGGCCATGGTGTACCGCTTGCCGTTGGGGCCGGCGACGAAGAACCTGCTGTGGCAGTCGCGGCAGCCGAACGCCCCGAGCCCCAGGTGGTTGGCATGGCTGAACAGGGCATCGGCGGCAAAGGTTATGTTCCGCACCGTGTGGCAGCGGGTGCAGTTTTGCTTTACGGTGAAGGCGGTGCTGCCGTCATGGCAGACGCCGCACGACTTCCCCCGCTCCATCTCGGCCATGCTGACATGGGGATTGTCCATCGACGCCTTGAAAATTGCGTTGTGGCAGTCGCCGCAGCCAAAGGAGCCGAGCCCGAGGTGGAACTTATGGCTGAAGGTGAGGGTGCCGAAGTCGGGGATCTCCATCGCCACCTCCTTCGTCAGATGGCAGCGGATGCAGGCGGACAGCGCAAAGGCACGCTTGCCGTTATGGCAGGTACCGCACGATTTCCCCTTCTCCATCTCGGCCATGGTGACCGGCGCCGCCTTCTTCGCTCCGATGGCAAAGACCGCGTTGTGGCAAAGGGTGCAGTTGCTTCCCACCGCCTTCAGATGTACCGGATGGCTGAACTCCACCCTGCCGGCATTGGAGGTGGAGAAGGTCACGACTTTGTAGTCATTGGCAAATAACAGCACGGGGAGGAACAGAAGCAGGAGGGAGGGGACGAACAGGCGTTTCACGAATCTTCTCCTCGGAACGGCGGCAAAATCGTCCCGCAAACCGGCCCGATTCCGCCGAATGGCGGTATACCGCAGGGTTTCAGGACATCAGGAGATGCCAAGCAATTCTCTTGCCACCGTGAGGACACGGGCGGCCTGGATCGGCTTGGTGATGTAATCGTTGGCGCCGAGGGCGAGAGCCCGCTCCCGGTCTTCGGCGGCCCCCTCGGTGCTGATGATGGCGATGGGGGTTGCCTTCATGGCGGGATCGCTTCGCACGAGGCTCACCAGCTTCAGGCCGTCCATGACCGGCATGTTGATGTCGGTAAAAATCAGGTCGAAACGCTCGCCGGCAAGCTTCTTCAGCGCATCCACCCCGTCGCTCGCCTCCAGGATCTCAACACCGGGGAGCCGCTTGACCGCAAACGCAATGAGCTGCCGCATGGTCGGCGAATCGTCGACTATCAGGATTCTCTTGTCGGGCATGGCCCCGTACCTCCGTTCTCCCTACCTGGTGAGGAGATTGATGAACCCCTGCATGGTCGAGAGCTTGCGCTCCGAATCGCTGTAGAGTCGGGAACTGAAGATCGCCGTGGCCGCATGACCGGCGAGCAGCGTGAACAGTTCGAAGTCGACCTGGGCAAAGGAGGTTTTCTGAATGAACAACCGGTAGATGACGATCACCCCGATCACATGTTCCTTGATCTTGAGGGGGATACAGACCATGGGCTGCTCCAGATCCCGCAGGTAATTGGCCGGGTCGGCGGCGAAGTAATTCTCGCCGGTGCGGGCGATGGAGCCGATCATCCCCTCGCCCGGCCGGATCGGGGGAAGTTCTCCCAGGGCAATCCCCTCGGCAGCCACCGCGGACAACAGCGACGTCCGCTCGTCGAGGAGCAGCACCGCAAACTCCTCGGCGCCGATCAGGTTGATGATGATCTCCGAGACGATCTGCAGCACTTCCCTGAAATCGAGGGTCGAATGGAGCTGGTAACTGGCGATGTAGAGATTGGCGAGGCTGTTGTTCTCCTCCTCGATCTCAACGTAGCGGGTGGCAAAGTCGTTATTTTCGGCCTCGATCTGCCGGATCCGCTGGAGAATTTCCTCCTTCTCCCGCTCCAGCTCATCGATCCGGGCCGCAAGAAGGCGGTTCTCCTCGAGAACAGGGGCGGGCGCGCCGATGCCGCGCGCCTCCTCCTCAAGCTGGAACACCCGGTACCGAAGCCGCTCGTTCTCCTTCATCAGCTCCTGGGAGAACTCCGCCCCTTTCTTGAACATCTGGAGAAACTCTTCGGCCCGGCTGTACATCCCCTTTTCGTCATCCATAGCCATATCTCGTCTCCCCAACAACAGACAGGTGGGGGCGCCGATCGAAACGGAGCGCCTGGGCAGCCGTCAACCGGCGTCAACCACTGCCCCGCACCGGAGCTTGATCTCGGCGAGCATCCGTTCCAGCGGAAGCACCTTGTCCACCATGCCGGTGGCCGCCGCCTCTTTCGGCATGCCATAGACCACGGCACTCTTTTCGGATTCGGCCAGCACCATGCCGCCGGCTTCCTTGATCGCCCTCACTCCCTTGCTCCCGTCGTTGCCCATCCCGGTCAGAATGACGCCGAGGGCGCGGGGGCCGAACACCACCGCGCAGGAGCAGAGCATGGCGTCCACCGAAGGAATGTAGCGGTCACTCTCAGCCGGCTTCACGATCCGTGCCACAACGTTGTCACCCTTTCGCTCAAAGGTGAGGTTCCGCCCTCCCGGGGCGATGAGTGCCCGGCCGGGGCGGACCAGATCACCGTCCGCCGCCTCCTTGATCTCCAGAACCGACAGGCGGTTGAGGCGATCGGCAAAGGTCCGGGTGAAGCCGGCCGGCATGTGCTGGGAGACGACGACGGCAAAGGGAGGAGCTTCCCGGAACGACGTGAGGATCGACTGCAGCGCCGGCGGTCCCCCCGTGGAGGCACCGATGGCCACTACGTCAATCCGCCCGCGGCCCACGGTAATGGGGGGAACGGCAGCCTTCTTCACCGGCTTCGGCGCCGGCTCGGGGAGTGCCGGCCGCTCCCGCCTGATGATCCCGGCCATGTTCAGGTGCAGGGCGCTGCGGACCTTCTGCTGGAGATCCTCGCTGATCTTCAGCAGCTCTTCGGAGATGGTGCTGGTTGGCTTTGCGACAAAATCGACCGCGCCGAACTCGAGAGCCTTGAAGACCTTTTCGTCGTCGCTGTTGGCGCTGATGACGATGACCGGCGTCGGCTTGTATCCCATAATGATCCGAAGCAGCGTAAAGCCGTCCATCTTCGGCATTTCGAGATCGAGGGTAACCAGATCGGGCTTCAGGTCAATGACCTTCCGGATCCCCTCTTCGCCATCAGCCGCATAGCCGACGACTTCAACCTCGGGCATATCCTCCAGCATCTTGGTGATGGCCCGGCGGTTGAACGCTGAATCGTCGATGACCACTACTTTTATTTTCTTCATGGCCGCCCCCCCGCTCCCGCCGGCTGGGGCTTCTGGTAAACCATATCGCTCCTCAGATGTCGCAGGGTAAAGGCCGTGGAGATGTTCATGAGCGACTCGGAGTGTCCGAGCAGCAGGTATCCGCCGTCGCGCAGGGTCCGGTGGAACGAATCGATTACCGTGCGCCGGGCCGCCTGGTCGAAATAGATGATGACATTGCGGCAGAAGATCGCGTCCATGCGGCCGAGCAGCGCGATCCGGTTACTGTCCAGAAGATTCAGGTGACTGATGGTGACGAGCTCCCGGACCTTCTCGTTGACCCGGTGCATGCCGTCCTGTTCGGTGAAATAGCGTCGGATGTACGTGTCGTCGGTCACGCGAAACGAAGACTTGCCGTAGAGCCCCTTGCGCGCCTGCTGGATCACCCGCTGGCTGATATCGGTGCCGACGATCTCCACGTTCCAGCCGGCAAAGCCCCCCATCTCCAGCAGCAGCATGGCGATGGTGTACGGCTCTTCGCCGCTGGAACAGCCCGCGCTCCATATCCTGAGCGAACGGTCGCCGCTCTTCAGCTTGGCCTCGCGGATCTCGGGAATGATCTCATCGGTGAATGCCTTCAGCTGGAACGACTCCCGGAAAAAATAGGTCTCGTTGGTCGTGAGGACATCCATGATGTCGGCGAGTTCCTGATCTTTCTTCCGGTTGTACTTGAGAAAGTGATAGTAGTCCCGGAACCCGGCGAGTTGATGGAACTGCAGGCGCTTCGCGAGGCGCTTCTCCAGCAGATAGGTGGCATCGGTATCGAAAAAGAGACCACAGTGGCTGTAGACAAGGTCCCGGATGAGGCGAAACTCCTCATCGGTCATGGTGATTTCAGCGTCGAGACCGAACATCAGGCCAACCTGCCGATCATGTCGCGGAGCTGACCGCGCACCAGTTCGTCGGTTTCGGACTCAAGGGCCCGCTCAAGGTGCGGCAAGGCCCGTGCCCCGAGGAGCTGCACCATCGCACGCACGAAACCCGCCCGGACTTCCCAGTGGGGGTGGGCCAGGAGCCGTTCGCGGCAGTCGTCGACCCATTCCGCATCACCACGGGAAAGGATCTCGATGGCAGACTTGACCACTTCTTCATCGGGATTGTCGAGACAACGCTTCACGAGCACCGACGCCCGCTCCCCTTCCATGCCGGCAAGGGTCTCCAGGGCGGTGATGAGCACCACCCCGCCGGCAGTGGGTAGAAGCCTCTCGATGGCGTCGAGGACCCGGCCCCCGCCATATCTGCCAAGCCCCTTGAGGGCGGCGCACTGCACCCAGGGGTCGTCATCGCCCAGGGCAAGGAGGAGCGGCTCCGGCGCCTCATCCCCTCCCAGTTCGCCGATCCCCGCAACGGCGGCGATCCTCACGTCGGGGTCCTCGTCAACAAGGGCCATCACCAGACTTCCCAGAGAGGCCGGATTGCGCAGCCCCGCCAGGGCACTTACCGCACTGCGCCGCACGAGGGAGTC contains:
- a CDS encoding protein-glutamate methylesterase/protein-glutamine glutaminase, which produces MKKIKVVVIDDSAFNRRAITKMLEDMPEVEVVGYAADGEEGIRKVIDLKPDLVTLDLEMPKMDGFTLLRIIMGYKPTPVIVISANSDDEKVFKALEFGAVDFVAKPTSTISEELLKISEDLQQKVRSALHLNMAGIIRRERPALPEPAPKPVKKAAVPPITVGRGRIDVVAIGASTGGPPALQSILTSFREAPPFAVVVSQHMPAGFTRTFADRLNRLSVLEIKEAADGDLVRPGRALIAPGGRNLTFERKGDNVVARIVKPAESDRYIPSVDAMLCSCAVVFGPRALGVILTGMGNDGSKGVRAIKEAGGMVLAESEKSAVVYGMPKEAAATGMVDKVLPLERMLAEIKLRCGAVVDAG
- a CDS encoding CheR family methyltransferase, producing the protein MFGLDAEITMTDEEFRLIRDLVYSHCGLFFDTDATYLLEKRLAKRLQFHQLAGFRDYYHFLKYNRKKDQELADIMDVLTTNETYFFRESFQLKAFTDEIIPEIREAKLKSGDRSLRIWSAGCSSGEEPYTIAMLLLEMGGFAGWNVEIVGTDISQRVIQQARKGLYGKSSFRVTDDTYIRRYFTEQDGMHRVNEKVRELVTISHLNLLDSNRIALLGRMDAIFCRNVIIYFDQAARRTVIDSFHRTLRDGGYLLLGHSESLMNISTAFTLRHLRSDMVYQKPQPAGAGGRP
- a CDS encoding response regulator; this translates as MPDKRILIVDDSPTMRQLIAFAVKRLPGVEILEASDGVDALKKLAGERFDLIFTDINMPVMDGLKLVSLVRSDPAMKATPIAIISTEGAAEDRERALALGANDYITKPIQAARVLTVARELLGIS
- a CDS encoding GAF domain-containing protein codes for the protein MAMDDEKGMYSRAEEFLQMFKKGAEFSQELMKENERLRYRVFQLEEEARGIGAPAPVLEENRLLAARIDELEREKEEILQRIRQIEAENNDFATRYVEIEEENNSLANLYIASYQLHSTLDFREVLQIVSEIIINLIGAEEFAVLLLDERTSLLSAVAAEGIALGELPPIRPGEGMIGSIARTGENYFAADPANYLRDLEQPMVCIPLKIKEHVIGVIVIYRLFIQKTSFAQVDFELFTLLAGHAATAIFSSRLYSDSERKLSTMQGFINLLTR
- a CDS encoding cytochrome c3 family protein, yielding MKRLFVPSLLLLFLPVLLFANDYKVVTFSTSNAGRVEFSHPVHLKAVGSNCTLCHNAVFAIGAKKAAPVTMAEMEKGKSCGTCHNGKRAFALSACIRCHLTKEVAMEIPDFGTLTFSHKFHLGLGSFGCGDCHNAIFKASMDNPHVSMAEMERGKSCGVCHDGSTAFTVKQNCTRCHTVRNITFAADALFSHANHLGLGAFGCRDCHSRFFVAGPNGKRYTMAEMEQGKSCGGCHNGNTAFSVKGECGTCHSNVKDVSFEKGGNAFFSHKVHTKILDCGSCHSGIFIGGVNSRRYTMAEMEKGESCGVCHEDKTVFGVRGNCDKCHVKTTDIPFNTGVAGTVTFSHSLHRGMYGCSDCHNSIFVAGKAAKRYTMAEMGKGQSCGACHDGKTAFSATAADACAKCHPLRDVTLALDARFPHVKHLGGYSCGDCHNALFKAGPGNRRWTMPQMEAGNSCGACHDGKSAFDVKGDCGTCHKTAPDVTFSSRQAGATRFSHEYHLGLGAYKCGDCHNAIFTTGVARKSHVMADMEKGSSCGACHDGKTAFTVKENCTKCHPVKEITFAASGARFSHAFHVNAFRCSDCHDALYTPGAGNRRVSMPEMGKGQSCGACHDGKTAFAVTGSCEKCHPVTKAIKFELPAGTASVVFSHKTHIGRGLGCLDCHGKMVTAGVGRKPHTMKEMEKGQSCGACHGFSMAFSVSDPINCEKCHKEEHY